From a single Lolium rigidum isolate FL_2022 chromosome 7, APGP_CSIRO_Lrig_0.1, whole genome shotgun sequence genomic region:
- the LOC124671910 gene encoding cell number regulator 2-like: MSSLNSNSWTTGLLGCCDDAGSCCLTLFCPCVAFGRIAEIVDQGATSCCVSGTLYLALASLTGMGCLYSCCYRSRLRGHYGLKEKPCADCCVHWFCEPCALCQEYRELKHRGFDMSIGWHANMERMGKGAPTVAPHMYPGMTR; encoded by the exons ATGTCGAGCCTCAACAGCAACTCGTGGACCACCGGCCTCTTGGGCTGCTGCGACGACGCCGGCAGCT GCTGCCTGACGCTCTTCTGCCCGTGCGTCGCCTTCGGGAGGATCGCAGAGATCGTCGACCAGGGAGCCACAT CGTGCTGCGTGAGCGGGACGCTATACCTGGCGCTGGCCTCGTTGACCGGGATGGGCTGCCTTTACTCCTGCTGCTACCGCTCCAGGCTGCGCGGCCACTACGGCCTCAAGGAGAAGCCATGCGCCGACTGCTGCGTGCACTGGTTCTGCGAGCCATGCGCGCTCTGCCAGGAGTACCGCGAGCTCAAGCACCGCGGATTTGACATGTCCATCG GGTGGCACGCCAACATGGAGAGGATGGGGAAGGGCGCTCCCACCGTCGCGCCTCACATGTACCCGGGGATGACTCGTTAG